The following coding sequences lie in one Capnocytophaga stomatis genomic window:
- a CDS encoding TonB-dependent receptor — MKQVALFILFIVSLATYSQKKHTISGVVSDASNGEKMLGVNIIIKELNTGTYTNEYGFYSITLPDGKYTITVDFMGFETIVETITLDKNIRKDYKISPQAVELDAVEITANASQKVDIRKPEMSTVSVPISTIKKLPVLVGEVDIVKSLMQLPGVSNAGEASSGFNVRGGGADQNLVLLDEAVIFNSSHLFGFLSVFNADAVRDMKLYKGSIPARYGGRISSVLDIYQKEGNRNDFGMTGGIGVLSSRLLAEGPIIKDKASFLFGGRASYAHLFLKLRNNDNTAYFYDLNTKLSYQLNQNNTFYLSGYFGRDLFELSDVVKNVYGNALFNLRWNHIFNSRLFSNLSLIFSDYYYGFRLDPIEFQWDSGIKNLNLKYDFRNYISEKWKVSYGVQGLLYKFMPGKLSPTTPTSAIKELQLPNKYALETGMYIDSEHNLTSSLSASFGLRLSSFYHLGSRRMHVYKDDEAVVFNRDLQIYQEATPIGSTYYHRGKIIDLFSNLEPRFALAYALDDDKSIKASYARTSQYLHLITNTSSPTPLDVWAPSDRFLKPQKANQFAIGFANNLAEDKYSLEVEAYYKLTKNRLDYIDGANLIAKEDIERVILSGRSRAYGLEVLFRKNTGKLTGWIAYTLSKSEQQTKGRTVEEIGINYGNWYNTAYDKPHDLSITATYALNKKWSFGAIFNYQTGLPANFPVGKYQYLGLTIPNYSERNAYRLPSYHRLDLSATYTPTRKDKRWKSEWSFGLYNVYNRKNAISISFRENKETRKNEAVKLSIFGIVPSVTYNFTF; from the coding sequence ATGAAACAAGTAGCTTTATTTATCCTCTTTATTGTAAGTCTGGCAACATATTCCCAAAAGAAACATACCATCAGCGGAGTTGTTTCCGATGCCTCAAACGGGGAAAAGATGCTTGGAGTAAATATAATCATCAAGGAACTTAACACGGGGACTTATACCAATGAGTACGGCTTCTATTCTATCACCCTTCCCGATGGAAAATACACCATAACGGTAGATTTTATGGGATTTGAAACCATTGTTGAAACCATTACATTGGATAAAAACATACGGAAGGATTATAAAATTTCTCCTCAAGCCGTAGAACTCGACGCGGTGGAAATTACCGCCAACGCTTCGCAAAAGGTGGACATCCGAAAGCCCGAAATGAGTACCGTTAGCGTCCCTATTTCTACAATTAAGAAACTTCCCGTACTTGTGGGAGAGGTGGACATTGTAAAATCTTTAATGCAATTGCCCGGCGTGAGCAATGCTGGGGAAGCCTCTTCGGGTTTCAACGTTCGTGGTGGTGGTGCCGACCAAAATTTAGTGCTTTTGGACGAAGCTGTTATCTTCAACTCGTCACATTTATTCGGATTTTTGAGCGTTTTCAATGCCGACGCTGTCCGAGATATGAAACTGTACAAAGGGAGCATTCCGGCACGATACGGCGGAAGGATTTCTTCCGTGTTGGATATTTATCAAAAGGAAGGAAACCGCAACGATTTTGGGATGACCGGTGGTATTGGCGTTCTCTCTTCCCGATTATTGGCAGAAGGTCCTATCATCAAAGATAAGGCTTCTTTTCTTTTCGGAGGAAGAGCCTCGTATGCACATCTGTTCCTAAAACTGCGAAACAATGACAATACGGCATATTTTTATGACCTGAACACCAAACTTTCTTACCAACTTAATCAGAACAATACCTTTTATTTGTCGGGATATTTTGGGAGAGACTTATTCGAGCTAAGCGATGTGGTTAAGAATGTATATGGGAATGCACTCTTTAATTTGCGTTGGAATCATATTTTCAACAGTCGTCTTTTCTCCAATCTGTCGCTCATTTTCAGTGATTACTATTATGGTTTCCGTCTTGACCCTATTGAGTTTCAGTGGGATTCGGGAATTAAGAATCTCAATTTAAAATACGACTTTAGGAACTACATTTCCGAGAAGTGGAAAGTTAGTTACGGAGTGCAAGGCTTGCTTTACAAGTTTATGCCCGGAAAATTATCGCCAACTACGCCCACTTCTGCCATAAAAGAACTTCAGCTTCCTAATAAATACGCCCTTGAAACAGGAATGTACATTGATTCCGAACATAATTTGACCTCATCGCTAAGTGCTTCGTTCGGGCTTAGGCTGAGTTCTTTCTATCATTTAGGAAGTCGCCGTATGCACGTTTATAAAGACGATGAAGCTGTGGTTTTCAATCGTGACTTACAGATTTATCAGGAAGCCACCCCGATAGGCTCTACATATTATCATCGAGGAAAAATTATCGACCTGTTTAGTAATTTGGAACCGCGATTTGCCCTTGCGTATGCTTTGGATGACGATAAATCCATCAAGGCAAGCTATGCACGCACCTCGCAGTATTTGCATTTGATAACCAACACCTCATCTCCTACTCCGCTCGACGTTTGGGCTCCGAGTGACCGATTCCTAAAACCACAAAAAGCCAATCAGTTTGCCATAGGTTTTGCGAATAATCTGGCGGAAGACAAATACAGCTTGGAGGTTGAGGCTTATTACAAACTAACAAAAAATCGTTTGGATTACATCGATGGAGCAAATCTTATTGCCAAAGAAGATATTGAGCGTGTTATATTAAGTGGACGCAGCCGTGCATATGGGTTGGAAGTATTATTTCGCAAAAACACAGGGAAATTAACCGGATGGATAGCTTATACACTTTCAAAATCAGAGCAACAAACCAAAGGACGTACAGTGGAGGAAATCGGTATCAATTACGGAAATTGGTACAACACGGCGTACGACAAACCTCACGACCTTTCCATCACTGCTACCTATGCTTTGAATAAAAAATGGTCTTTCGGAGCGATTTTTAACTATCAAACCGGTTTGCCTGCCAATTTTCCGGTTGGTAAATACCAATATTTGGGGCTAACCATCCCGAATTACAGTGAGCGCAATGCGTACAGGCTGCCGAGTTATCACCGTTTGGATTTGTCGGCAACTTACACACCAACAAGAAAAGACAAACGTTGGAAAAGCGAATGGAGTTTCGGGCTGTACAATGTGTACAATCGTAAAAATGCGATTTCTATTTCCTTCAGAGAGAACAAAGAAACCAGAAAGAATGAGGCCGTTAAGCTTTCCATCTTCGGAATTGTTCCGAGCGTAACCTATAATTTTACTTTTTAA
- a CDS encoding Sec-independent protein translocase subunit TatA/TatB, producing the protein MGFSEIFFTLFVVLILFGADKIPEIARGLGKGMRQLRDATNEIKSEIKKSAEQNNIDTSFIEETQNEIDKIKEEIEEATNITGTVKRQR; encoded by the coding sequence ATGGGTTTTTCTGAGATTTTTTTTACACTTTTTGTGGTTCTGATACTTTTTGGGGCAGATAAGATTCCGGAAATAGCTCGTGGTTTGGGCAAAGGAATGCGACAACTTCGTGATGCAACCAATGAAATTAAGTCCGAAATCAAAAAGAGTGCAGAACAAAATAATATTGATACTTCTTTTATAGAAGAAACTCAAAATGAGATAGATAAAATAAAAGAGGAAATTGAAGAAGCAACAAATATTACAGGAACCGTAAAAAGGCAACGATAA
- a CDS encoding outer membrane beta-barrel protein, whose translation MKRLLTIVFLMTLGVINAQSFRFGTKLGYVNSTFKMEGSNHMSLTSSSKSNIYLALQAEYFLNEYISGQAEFTMAGLGARNIFGSIQVDKGENYEGFFDIHLHTYSLPLGIKVYPVNRLALLGGLNLGFNLTATTKINGEIIRLRNIKIGNHSLFLGGECRIFKDFFLEARYNFGLSNISEFAPIIRNNYLQIGIGYYFKNL comes from the coding sequence ATGAAACGACTTTTAACAATCGTGTTTTTAATGACATTGGGTGTTATTAATGCACAATCATTCAGGTTTGGAACAAAGTTAGGTTATGTAAATTCAACTTTTAAGATGGAAGGCTCCAATCATATGAGTTTAACATCAAGTTCAAAATCAAATATCTACTTGGCATTGCAAGCTGAATATTTTTTAAACGAATATATCTCCGGGCAAGCCGAATTCACGATGGCAGGACTTGGAGCAAGAAACATCTTTGGAAGTATTCAAGTAGATAAAGGAGAAAATTACGAAGGATTTTTCGATATACATTTACATACTTACAGTCTTCCGCTCGGAATAAAGGTATATCCTGTTAATCGGCTTGCTTTACTCGGAGGATTAAATCTTGGTTTTAATTTAACAGCTACAACAAAGATAAACGGTGAAATAATTAGATTAAGGAATATCAAAATAGGAAATCATTCTTTGTTTTTGGGTGGAGAATGCCGTATTTTTAAAGATTTCTTTTTGGAAGCAAGATATAACTTCGGGTTGAGTAACATTTCCGAGTTTGCACCGATTATTCGCAATAATTATCTTCAAATAGGAATAGGATATTATTTCAAAAACTTATAA
- a CDS encoding OmpA family protein, whose amino-acid sequence MRKIFIAVSLVSFLATSCVSKKKFAELEDKYKQTEDLLNSATMKLNICLKDYEGLQHQIASLKSQNDLLKENNQQLINNMDNLTTLTQKGAENLEKSLESLREKDLTIKNLRDAVTRRDSVNLALVQSLKGAIGNLDDQDIEIKVEKGVVFVNISDKLLFSSGSYAVTNRAKEVLGKVATVVKNKPDFEFMVEGHTDNVPFKANSSIKDNWDLSVLRATAIVRILQNDFGVSPARMTAAGRSEYVPVTTNDTKEGKAQNRRTRIVVLPKLDQFYNMIEQGMKDPAINN is encoded by the coding sequence ATGAGAAAAATTTTTATCGCTGTTTCATTAGTGAGCTTTTTGGCGACTTCGTGCGTTTCTAAAAAGAAATTCGCTGAATTAGAAGATAAATACAAACAAACGGAAGATTTATTGAATTCAGCAACAATGAAGTTGAACATCTGCTTGAAAGATTACGAAGGTTTACAGCACCAAATTGCAAGTTTGAAAAGCCAAAATGATTTGTTAAAGGAAAACAATCAGCAACTTATCAACAATATGGACAACCTTACAACATTAACCCAAAAAGGAGCTGAAAACCTTGAAAAATCATTGGAAAGCCTTCGAGAGAAAGATTTGACAATCAAAAATTTACGAGACGCCGTAACTCGTCGTGACTCTGTTAATTTGGCTTTAGTTCAAAGTTTGAAAGGAGCTATCGGAAACTTAGACGACCAAGACATCGAAATTAAAGTAGAGAAAGGTGTTGTTTTTGTGAATATCTCCGACAAGTTGTTATTCAGCAGCGGAAGTTACGCCGTTACAAACCGAGCTAAAGAAGTGTTAGGAAAAGTTGCTACGGTTGTGAAAAACAAACCTGATTTTGAGTTTATGGTTGAAGGACATACTGATAATGTTCCTTTCAAAGCAAATAGCTCAATTAAAGACAATTGGGATTTGAGTGTACTTCGAGCTACTGCAATTGTTCGTATTTTGCAAAACGATTTTGGAGTTAGCCCAGCACGTATGACAGCCGCAGGACGTAGCGAGTATGTGCCTGTAACCACTAACGACACCAAAGAAGGAAAAGCTCAAAACAGAAGAACTCGTATTGTGGTACTTCCAAAACTTGACCAATTCTACAATATGATTGAACAAGGAATGAAAGACCCTGCAATCAATAATTAA
- a CDS encoding DUF4249 family protein yields MKKFVYIFLCLTTLLASCEEVIDLSLDTQEKQLVVDAYIDWKKGNEKAYPVVHLSYTTNYYEQNPSEKISDATVKISTNDGAVYILKEIFPEDYKDLDIKDKDLVGIAFVPSKGGSIYTNTDGIIPAIGKEYILTIEHKGKTYVAKEKMREVPVINPDEITQKSNGGIFKDKIEVKFPFNGFPNEPNNYFIRIKDHNKDVFISLDDELLADQKFFFTTILMELVLKKGYEVRATLFRVSPQYQQFVNILISNIVGSRREGGFTVPSRVYGNVVNTENPKENPLGAFRVSQYSEISYEVK; encoded by the coding sequence ATGAAAAAATTTGTTTACATATTTCTGTGTCTTACAACCTTGCTTGCTTCTTGCGAGGAGGTAATTGACTTATCTTTAGACACTCAAGAAAAACAATTGGTAGTTGATGCCTATATCGATTGGAAAAAAGGAAACGAAAAAGCCTATCCCGTTGTTCATTTGAGCTACACTACAAATTATTACGAGCAAAATCCTTCGGAAAAAATCAGCGATGCAACCGTAAAGATATCAACAAATGATGGCGCGGTTTATATTTTAAAAGAAATCTTCCCGGAAGATTACAAAGATTTGGACATCAAAGATAAAGACTTGGTTGGGATTGCGTTTGTTCCTTCCAAAGGAGGAAGCATCTACACAAACACCGATGGTATTATCCCCGCAATAGGAAAAGAATACATCCTGACTATCGAACACAAAGGCAAAACGTACGTCGCTAAGGAAAAAATGCGGGAAGTTCCTGTGATAAATCCTGATGAAATTACACAAAAAAGTAACGGCGGGATTTTCAAAGATAAAATCGAAGTGAAATTTCCTTTTAATGGCTTCCCGAATGAGCCGAATAACTATTTTATAAGAATTAAAGACCATAACAAAGACGTTTTCATCAGCTTGGACGATGAACTCCTTGCCGACCAAAAATTCTTCTTTACTACAATCCTTATGGAATTGGTTTTGAAAAAAGGATACGAGGTTAGGGCTACCCTTTTTCGTGTTTCTCCTCAATATCAGCAATTTGTTAATATATTGATAAGCAACATAGTCGGCAGCAGAAGAGAAGGCGGATTTACCGTTCCTTCGCGTGTGTATGGCAACGTTGTAAACACAGAAAATCCAAAAGAAAATCCGTTAGGGGCTTTCCGCGTTTCACAATACTCCGAAATTTCCTACGAAGTGAAATAA
- a CDS encoding PhoH family protein: protein MNEITLELTEINPQLFFGEGETNIKQIKAHFPKLKIVARGNSIRAFGEEDQLKDFEKKIQQLINFCTKYNRLDVQSIDGILNSNGEDAQINQKNDKDIILHGVSGKVIRPQTKNQVKLVELMKKNDMLFAVGPAGTGKTYVGVALAVKALKEKQVKRIILTRPAVEAGENLGFLPGDLKEKLDPYMQPLYDALRDMIPYEKLTGFIETGVIEIAPLAFMRGRTLDNAFVILDEAQNTTHAQMKMFLTRMGRNAKFMITGDPGQIDLPRRVSSGLKEALLILRNVKGIGIIHLDDKDVVRHPLVKNIIEAYKNIENMEG from the coding sequence TTGAACGAAATTACTTTAGAACTCACAGAAATAAATCCTCAACTCTTTTTCGGTGAAGGAGAAACAAATATAAAGCAAATCAAAGCCCATTTTCCCAAACTGAAGATTGTTGCACGCGGAAATAGCATTCGTGCCTTTGGTGAGGAAGACCAACTGAAAGATTTTGAAAAGAAAATTCAGCAACTAATCAATTTCTGTACGAAATACAACCGATTGGATGTACAGTCAATCGATGGTATTTTGAACTCAAACGGAGAAGATGCTCAGATAAACCAAAAAAACGATAAAGATATCATTCTTCACGGTGTAAGCGGAAAAGTCATTCGCCCACAGACAAAAAACCAAGTTAAATTGGTTGAGTTAATGAAGAAAAACGATATGCTTTTTGCCGTGGGACCTGCGGGAACCGGAAAAACTTATGTAGGAGTGGCATTGGCTGTTAAAGCTCTGAAAGAGAAACAAGTAAAACGCATCATCTTGACACGTCCTGCTGTGGAAGCAGGTGAAAATTTAGGATTTTTACCGGGAGACTTAAAAGAAAAGTTAGACCCATATATGCAGCCCCTCTATGATGCTCTTCGGGATATGATTCCGTATGAGAAACTCACGGGATTTATTGAAACAGGTGTCATAGAAATTGCTCCTTTGGCTTTTATGCGAGGACGAACTCTTGATAATGCCTTTGTAATTCTGGACGAAGCACAAAACACTACACACGCACAAATGAAAATGTTCCTAACCAGAATGGGACGAAACGCCAAGTTTATGATAACTGGCGACCCAGGGCAAATAGACCTCCCTCGCAGAGTTTCTTCCGGATTGAAAGAGGCGTTGCTCATCTTACGAAATGTAAAGGGAATCGGGATTATTCACTTGGATGACAAAGACGTTGTGCGACATCCGTTAGTGAAAAACATCATTGAAGCCTACAAGAATATCGAAAATATGGAAGGCTAA
- the asnS gene encoding asparagine--tRNA ligase gives MYINIKNLLKEGKTTQEVTLKGWVRTFRSNRFIALNDGSTIENVQVVVDFENTDEEILKRITTGAAIEVKGTVVESQGKGQSIEVQATEVHILGDSNPEEYPIQPKKHSFEFLRENAHLRVRTNVFGAIMRVRSVLAFAIHDYFQQNGFFYVNTPIITGSDAEGAGEMFRVTTLDAKNPPLTEEGNVDFKKDFFGRETNLTVSGQLEGETFAMALGKIYTFGPTFRAENSNTSRHLAEFWMIEPEVAFLDLDGNMDLAEDFIKYVLKYTLERCREDIEFLNNRFLEEEKTKPQNERSSMSLIEKLEFVINNNFKRVSYTEAIDILKNSNHNKKKKFQYLIEEWGADLQSEHERYLVEKHFQSPVILFDYPAKIKAFYMRLNEDGKTVRAMDILFPGIGEIVGGSQREERYDVLVEKIKAMGIDEKELWWYLDLRKFGTAVHSGFGLGFERLVLFATGMTNIRDVIPFPRTPQNAEF, from the coding sequence ATGTATATCAACATTAAAAATTTATTAAAAGAAGGTAAAACAACACAAGAAGTAACTTTAAAAGGTTGGGTGCGTACTTTCCGAAGCAATCGTTTTATTGCTTTGAATGACGGTTCAACTATCGAAAATGTGCAAGTAGTTGTAGATTTTGAAAACACCGATGAGGAAATTCTCAAACGCATCACAACAGGGGCTGCCATTGAAGTAAAAGGTACTGTTGTAGAAAGTCAAGGAAAAGGACAATCCATTGAAGTTCAAGCAACAGAAGTACATATTTTGGGAGATTCCAATCCGGAAGAATATCCAATTCAACCTAAAAAACACTCTTTTGAGTTTTTGCGTGAAAATGCTCACCTAAGGGTGCGAACCAATGTTTTCGGGGCTATTATGCGGGTGCGTTCGGTATTGGCATTCGCCATTCACGATTATTTCCAACAAAACGGATTTTTCTACGTGAACACACCTATCATCACAGGAAGCGACGCCGAAGGTGCGGGCGAAATGTTCCGTGTAACCACCTTAGATGCTAAAAATCCGCCACTTACCGAAGAAGGAAACGTTGATTTCAAAAAAGATTTCTTCGGAAGAGAAACGAATTTGACAGTTTCCGGACAGCTTGAAGGTGAAACCTTTGCAATGGCTTTGGGCAAAATCTACACATTTGGTCCTACTTTCCGTGCCGAAAATTCAAATACTTCTCGCCACTTGGCAGAATTCTGGATGATAGAGCCCGAAGTTGCCTTCCTCGACCTTGACGGAAATATGGATTTGGCGGAAGATTTCATCAAATATGTGCTGAAATACACCCTTGAGCGTTGCCGTGAAGACATCGAATTCCTGAACAATCGCTTCTTGGAGGAAGAAAAAACCAAACCACAAAACGAGCGTAGTTCGATGTCACTTATCGAAAAATTGGAGTTCGTTATCAACAACAATTTCAAACGTGTAAGTTACACTGAAGCTATTGATATTCTGAAAAACTCAAACCATAATAAAAAGAAAAAATTCCAATATCTTATCGAAGAATGGGGAGCAGATTTGCAAAGCGAACACGAACGATATTTGGTAGAAAAACATTTCCAAAGTCCTGTGATTCTGTTTGATTATCCTGCAAAAATCAAAGCGTTTTATATGCGTCTGAACGAGGATGGAAAAACGGTTCGTGCGATGGATATTCTCTTCCCAGGCATTGGCGAAATCGTGGGCGGTTCGCAACGTGAGGAACGCTACGACGTTTTGGTTGAAAAAATCAAAGCTATGGGCATCGACGAGAAGGAATTATGGTGGTATTTGGATTTACGTAAATTCGGTACGGCTGTTCACAGTGGTTTCGGGCTTGGTTTTGAGCGATTAGTGCTTTTCGCAACAGGAATGACCAACATTCGTGATGTGATTCCTTTCCCCCGAACGCCACAAAACGCCGAGTTCTAA
- a CDS encoding glycosyltransferase family 2 protein: MKIAVVILNWNGKHLLEKFLPSVVKHSEGADTYVIDNTSSDNSIEYLKFNFPNVQVVRNPLNGGYAQGYNLGLAEISADVYCLLNSDIEVTENWLLPIINIFKNPEIGVVQPKILDYKNKKLFEYAGAAGGFIDKYGFPFCRGRVFDTIEEDNAQYDNQTDIFWASGACFFVRSEVFHQLKGFDEDFFAHQEEIDLCWRIHLLGKRIVFCPESVVYHVGGATLPVNDPKKTFLNFRNGLFMLLKNLPQENLYKILFIRMVLDGIAGIRFLFQGKIQFTWAIFKAHMSFYRNFFKFKNKRLKSNFSSYYITKSIVWLYFIKNKKLFSDFH, translated from the coding sequence ATGAAAATAGCTGTCGTCATACTTAATTGGAACGGAAAACACTTGCTGGAAAAGTTTCTCCCTTCGGTGGTAAAACATTCGGAAGGAGCTGATACTTACGTAATTGACAATACCTCTTCTGATAATTCAATTGAGTATTTAAAATTTAATTTTCCAAACGTTCAGGTTGTCAGAAATCCTTTAAATGGTGGCTATGCTCAAGGATACAATTTAGGATTAGCAGAAATTTCCGCAGATGTGTACTGTTTGCTCAACTCGGATATCGAAGTCACCGAAAATTGGTTACTTCCAATCATAAATATCTTCAAAAATCCTGAAATTGGGGTAGTTCAGCCGAAAATTTTGGATTATAAAAATAAAAAACTGTTCGAATATGCGGGAGCTGCGGGCGGTTTCATTGATAAATATGGTTTTCCTTTCTGTCGAGGACGTGTTTTTGACACTATCGAAGAAGATAACGCTCAATATGACAACCAAACGGATATTTTTTGGGCTTCGGGAGCTTGTTTTTTTGTGCGTTCTGAAGTTTTTCATCAGCTAAAGGGCTTCGATGAAGATTTTTTTGCTCATCAGGAGGAAATAGACCTTTGTTGGAGGATTCATCTTCTCGGCAAACGAATTGTTTTTTGTCCTGAAAGCGTTGTTTATCACGTTGGTGGTGCTACTCTTCCCGTGAATGACCCGAAAAAAACTTTTCTGAATTTCAGAAATGGTTTGTTTATGCTTCTTAAAAATCTTCCGCAAGAAAACTTATATAAAATACTGTTTATCAGAATGGTTTTAGACGGAATTGCAGGAATTCGTTTTCTTTTTCAAGGAAAAATTCAATTTACTTGGGCGATATTTAAGGCTCATATGAGCTTCTATCGTAATTTTTTCAAATTCAAGAATAAAAGATTAAAATCTAATTTTTCTTCATATTATATCACAAAATCAATCGTTTGGCTCTATTTTATTAAAAATAAAAAGCTATTTAGTGATTTCCATTGA
- a CDS encoding NAD-dependent succinate-semialdehyde dehydrogenase: MNNVIENIQNSYLLWKEYSVPQRIEVIKEIRDKLLKNTELYAKAITSDMGKPISQSIAEVKKCAYLCDYYIENSENFLKPQQIKTKWTESYITFEPIGVLLGVMPWNFPFWQVFRFVIPNLILGNIFVVKHASNVPKSADLLETIFNSDKLKFPIYKNLFLESKFVADIIAHKHIKGVSLTGSEPAGRAIAQCAGQHLKKSVLELGGSAAFIVCEDADLELAVSTAVNARMQNAGQSCIAAKRFLVHENLKEKFLSLFKLKVEALKKGDKFDLNTEIGEMAREDLAIELEKLVNESISLGAKLICGGKREGSFYEPTILSEVTPEMPVFKEETFGPVAAVTFFKTFDEAVTLSNLSDFGLGVSVFSKDVEFIKSQTYRFEEGAVYINEMLISDPHLPFGGVKNSGYGRELSQFGMYEFANIKTVVIK; encoded by the coding sequence ATGAATAACGTTATTGAAAATATACAAAATTCCTATTTGTTATGGAAGGAATATTCTGTGCCTCAACGGATTGAAGTCATTAAAGAAATAAGAGATAAACTACTAAAGAATACCGAGTTATACGCCAAAGCAATTACTTCGGATATGGGTAAACCTATTTCGCAATCCATCGCAGAGGTAAAAAAATGTGCTTATTTGTGCGATTATTATATTGAAAATTCTGAAAATTTCTTGAAACCGCAGCAGATAAAAACCAAATGGACAGAAAGTTACATTACTTTTGAACCGATTGGAGTTTTGCTTGGGGTGATGCCTTGGAACTTTCCTTTTTGGCAAGTTTTTCGTTTTGTGATTCCGAATTTGATTTTAGGAAATATTTTTGTAGTAAAACACGCCTCAAACGTCCCAAAATCAGCGGATTTACTGGAAACCATTTTCAATTCCGACAAACTGAAATTTCCTATATACAAAAATCTGTTTTTAGAAAGTAAATTCGTTGCTGACATTATTGCTCACAAACACATTAAAGGAGTTTCTCTCACAGGTAGCGAACCCGCAGGAAGAGCCATCGCTCAATGTGCAGGGCAACATCTCAAAAAATCCGTGTTGGAACTTGGCGGAAGTGCGGCTTTTATCGTATGTGAAGATGCTGATTTAGAGTTAGCTGTATCAACTGCTGTTAATGCCCGTATGCAAAATGCAGGACAAAGCTGTATTGCTGCCAAACGTTTTCTTGTTCACGAAAATTTGAAAGAAAAATTCCTTTCTCTTTTCAAACTAAAAGTAGAGGCCTTGAAAAAGGGAGATAAATTCGATTTGAATACGGAAATAGGTGAAATGGCACGGGAAGACTTGGCTATTGAATTGGAAAAATTAGTAAATGAAAGTATCTCTCTGGGGGCAAAGCTCATCTGCGGAGGAAAACGTGAAGGTTCTTTTTATGAGCCTACGATTTTGTCAGAAGTCACTCCTGAAATGCCTGTTTTTAAAGAAGAAACCTTTGGTCCTGTCGCAGCTGTGACATTTTTCAAAACCTTTGATGAAGCTGTAACGTTGAGTAATTTATCGGATTTCGGTTTGGGAGTTTCAGTCTTTTCAAAAGATGTAGAGTTCATAAAATCACAAACTTACCGCTTTGAAGAAGGAGCTGTTTATATCAACGAAATGCTCATCAGCGACCCGCATTTACCTTTCGGCGGAGTGAAAAATTCAGGATACGGGCGTGAACTTTCTCAATTTGGAATGTATGAATTTGCTAACATCAAAACAGTAGTGATTAAGTAA